From one Gallionella capsiferriformans ES-2 genomic stretch:
- a CDS encoding formate hydrogenlyase: MQIPLILQFVNLLASLMLLVVFAMLAQRRILSLINLFAWQGGILALSTFVVAYSTAQHHLYYSAGLTLILKVLLLPWLLHRLIRKLNVRWDVETLINIPTTMLVGIGLVIFSFNLAAPISQLSEGITRGLIGIALASVLLSLLMMLTRRKAVSQVVAFLSLENSLFFAATSATQGMPLVVEFGIALDVLVATFIFGIFFFQIRETFESLDITHMEKLKDDNS, translated from the coding sequence ATGCAGATCCCGCTGATATTGCAATTCGTCAACCTGCTCGCCTCCTTGATGTTGCTGGTGGTGTTCGCGATGCTCGCCCAGCGCCGCATTCTTTCCTTGATCAATCTGTTCGCTTGGCAGGGCGGGATTCTGGCGCTCAGCACCTTCGTGGTGGCCTATTCGACCGCACAACATCATCTGTATTATTCGGCCGGACTGACATTAATCCTCAAGGTGCTGCTGCTGCCGTGGCTGTTACACAGGCTGATCCGCAAGCTCAATGTCAGATGGGACGTGGAGACGCTGATCAACATCCCGACGACTATGTTAGTGGGCATCGGGCTGGTGATTTTTTCCTTCAATCTGGCAGCGCCGATCTCGCAGCTCTCCGAAGGGATTACGCGCGGGCTGATCGGCATCGCGCTGGCCTCCGTGCTGCTGTCCTTGCTGATGATGCTGACGCGGCGCAAGGCGGTCTCTCAGGTGGTCGCGTTTCTGTCATTGGAAAACAGCCTGTTCTTTGCCGCAACCAGCGCAACGCAGGGCATGCCTTTGGTGGTCGAATTCGGCATCGCACTGGATGTGCTGGTGGCGACGTTTATTTTCGGGATTTTCTTCTTCCAGATAAGGGAGACCTTCGAGAGTCTGGATATCACGCACATGGAGAAGCTCAAAGATGACAACTCCTGA
- a CDS encoding respiratory chain complex I subunit 1 family protein, translating to MRNPEQILGIIFQLTQLLLVVLAAPLLTGWVGQCQAWLQNRSGAGLLQPYRVLNKLFHKDAVIADNASWLFRITPYIVFGCMWLAAAIIPIIAVDLPFSRAADVIALVGVFALARMFIALAAMDIGTSFGSMGARREMLVSFLAEPALLMVLFTASLISQSTQLTHIVATFAHHQFILYPSLAFAGIAFVMILLAENARIPVDNPSTHLELTMIHEAMILEYSARHLALIEWASSLKLFAYLSVGIALFLPHGMIEVGNWAGLPWALGLLCGKMLLAGAGLALLEALMAKMRIFRAPEFLGTAFLLGVLGLLIHFLLGA from the coding sequence ATGAGAAATCCGGAACAAATTTTAGGCATCATTTTTCAGCTCACCCAGTTGCTGCTGGTGGTGCTGGCAGCCCCCCTCTTAACCGGTTGGGTCGGTCAGTGTCAGGCGTGGCTGCAAAATCGCAGCGGTGCCGGCCTGTTGCAGCCCTACCGGGTACTCAATAAGCTGTTTCACAAGGATGCCGTGATCGCCGACAACGCCTCATGGTTGTTCCGCATCACGCCCTACATCGTCTTCGGCTGCATGTGGCTGGCGGCCGCCATCATCCCCATCATCGCGGTTGATTTACCGTTTTCCCGCGCGGCCGATGTGATCGCCTTAGTCGGCGTGTTCGCGCTGGCGCGGATGTTTATTGCGCTGGCCGCAATGGATATCGGCACTTCGTTCGGCAGCATGGGCGCACGGCGCGAGATGCTGGTCTCATTCTTAGCCGAACCCGCCTTGCTGATGGTGCTGTTTACCGCCTCGCTGATCAGTCAGTCGACGCAACTGACGCACATCGTCGCGACCTTCGCCCATCATCAATTCATTCTGTACCCCAGTTTAGCGTTTGCCGGCATCGCTTTCGTGATGATCCTACTGGCCGAGAATGCGCGTATTCCTGTGGATAACCCCAGTACCCATCTGGAGCTGACGATGATACACGAGGCGATGATACTGGAATATTCGGCGCGCCATCTGGCGCTGATCGAATGGGCGAGCAGCCTGAAACTGTTCGCCTATCTGAGCGTCGGCATCGCCTTATTCCTGCCGCACGGCATGATCGAAGTGGGCAACTGGGCAGGCCTGCCGTGGGCACTGGGATTGCTGTGTGGCAAGATGCTGCTAGCCGGGGCGGGGCTGGCGCTGCTCGAAGCCTTGATGGCCAAGATGCGCATTTTTCGTGCACCCGAATTTCTGGGAACGGCCTTTTTGCTGGGGGTGCTCGGCCTCTTGATTCACTTTTTGCTGGGAGCTTAA
- the hyfB gene encoding hydrogenase 4 subunit B: MDAFSILPIDVVCTVILLWIAQGLLGLALQRAPQVICRVIFPLSACISLLLAATGLSALGGVANIAVLPLGLPDLPIHLRLDALSSFFLILLGGASFGISLYSAGYFKRTRGRVLGLLCLEYHLFLASMALVLLADDAYLFMVAWETMALSSYFLVTTDHAIPDIRRAGFLYLLIAHVGAVAILLSFGVMQAGHGIGAYTFGAMREVTLSGFWSSVAFLLALAGFGAKAGVLPMHVWLPEAHPAAPSPVSALMSGVMLKMAIYGLLRVTFDLLGTQLWWWGVLALGLGLITAVFGVMFAAVQGDMKRLLAYSSIENIGLLMVGIGLTLIFHVYGKHTLAALALTATLYHSMNHAFFKSLLFIGTGSILHATGERNMGQLGGLIHPMPWVSVLMLVGVLAISGLPPLNGFVSEWLLLQAFLLSPGLPNSYVNMLVPVAAAGIVLAAALSAYVMVKFYGVIFLGQRRENAHKVAHDADYWERAGLLWLAAGCVLLGLAPVFVIQQIDAVSQLLLGAHLGNASANWMFLAPVDTHRASYGPLYFLLAVLGVMLLTVLLVRRLYHGRSKRGPAWDCGYPLQTARMQDSAEGFGQPIRRIFEPFFKIENEVPTPFDTEPKYHGVSEDKLWYLLYLPLKALTEKLSGWVSLLQHGRIHLYLAYTFVTLIVLLVFV; encoded by the coding sequence ATGGACGCATTTAGTATTTTACCGATCGATGTTGTGTGCACAGTGATCTTGCTGTGGATAGCCCAAGGCCTGCTTGGACTGGCATTGCAACGTGCGCCGCAGGTCATTTGTCGCGTGATTTTCCCGCTAAGCGCGTGTATTTCATTGCTGCTGGCTGCAACCGGTTTGTCGGCGCTGGGCGGCGTCGCCAATATCGCGGTGTTGCCGCTGGGACTGCCTGATCTGCCGATCCACTTGCGCCTTGACGCACTCTCCTCGTTTTTCCTGATATTGCTGGGCGGCGCCTCCTTCGGTATTTCGTTGTATTCAGCCGGATATTTCAAGAGAACACGCGGCCGTGTGCTGGGGTTGTTGTGTCTGGAATATCACCTGTTTCTGGCCAGCATGGCGCTTGTGCTGCTGGCCGATGATGCCTATCTTTTCATGGTGGCGTGGGAGACCATGGCGCTGTCTTCCTATTTTCTGGTCACGACCGATCATGCGATTCCAGATATCCGGCGTGCCGGTTTTTTATATCTGCTGATCGCACATGTCGGGGCGGTGGCGATTCTGCTGAGCTTTGGCGTGATGCAGGCGGGACACGGCATCGGTGCGTATACTTTTGGCGCAATGCGCGAGGTCACCTTGTCGGGTTTCTGGTCGTCAGTCGCCTTTTTGCTGGCGCTGGCGGGTTTCGGCGCCAAGGCGGGCGTGCTGCCCATGCATGTCTGGTTACCGGAAGCGCATCCTGCCGCGCCGTCTCCGGTATCGGCACTGATGAGCGGCGTGATGCTCAAGATGGCAATCTACGGACTCTTGCGCGTCACCTTCGATCTTTTGGGCACGCAACTGTGGTGGTGGGGCGTCTTGGCGCTGGGTCTGGGGTTGATTACCGCCGTGTTCGGCGTGATGTTCGCCGCAGTTCAGGGTGATATGAAACGCCTGCTCGCCTATTCGTCGATTGAAAACATCGGGCTGCTGATGGTCGGCATCGGCCTTACGCTGATTTTTCATGTGTATGGCAAGCATACGCTGGCGGCACTGGCGCTGACGGCAACGCTGTATCACAGCATGAACCACGCGTTTTTCAAGAGTCTGCTGTTTATCGGCACAGGTTCAATTTTGCATGCGACCGGCGAGCGCAATATGGGGCAGTTAGGCGGTCTGATTCACCCCATGCCGTGGGTTTCAGTGCTGATGCTGGTCGGCGTGCTGGCCATATCGGGTCTGCCGCCGCTCAACGGGTTTGTCTCCGAGTGGCTGCTGTTGCAGGCTTTTTTGCTCTCACCGGGACTGCCTAACAGCTACGTTAATATGCTGGTGCCGGTCGCGGCCGCGGGCATTGTGCTGGCCGCAGCACTGTCAGCCTATGTGATGGTGAAATTCTACGGCGTGATTTTTCTGGGGCAGCGCCGCGAGAACGCGCATAAAGTGGCGCATGATGCGGACTATTGGGAGCGCGCGGGGCTGCTTTGGCTGGCCGCGGGTTGTGTGCTGCTGGGCCTGGCGCCCGTCTTCGTGATCCAGCAGATCGATGCCGTGTCGCAGTTGCTGCTGGGTGCGCATCTGGGCAATGCCAGTGCCAACTGGATGTTCCTGGCCCCCGTCGATACGCACCGGGCAAGTTACGGCCCGCTCTATTTCCTGCTGGCGGTGCTGGGCGTGATGCTGCTCACCGTCCTCTTGGTGCGGCGCCTGTATCACGGCAGGTCTAAGCGAGGCCCCGCCTGGGACTGTGGTTATCCTCTGCAGACCGCGCGCATGCAGGATAGCGCCGAAGGATTCGGGCAGCCGATCAGGCGTATCTTCGAACCCTTCTTCAAAATCGAGAACGAAGTGCCGACGCCGTTCGATACGGAGCCGAAATATCACGGGGTCAGTGAAGATAAACTCTGGTATTTGCTGTATCTGCCGTTAAAAGCGCTGACTGAAAAACTCTCCGGCTGGGTCTCCCTGTTGCAGCACGGGCGTATCCATCTGTATCTGGCGTATACCTTCGTGACGCTGATCGTGCTGCTGGTGTTCGTGTGA
- a CDS encoding FAD-dependent oxidoreductase, giving the protein MKPIVVIGSGLAAYAVIRELRKLNREIPVTLVSRDNADSYSKPMLSNAFAQKKDAASLVLTPAAGMAQQLGINVLANTEVRAIHRDKKQLDTTSGIVEYDKLVLALGADPIRIPLKGNAAESVLSVNDLSDYARLRDELDTAKSIAIMGGGLIGCEFANDLASTGYAVTVIDPSLYPLASLMPEQAGAQLLEPLARLGVSWRFGTAVESIDSMGAGKSLTLTDATIIHADLVLSAIGLRPRIQLAKEAGIVVNRGIAVDDQLRTNDDAIFALGDCAEIEGRVLPFVLPIMHAGRALAKILSNENARVEFPAMPVVIKTPAHPIVVSPVARDAVGAWQTLASGNGVKMGFFNNANRMLGFVLTGEYALERNEMTKKLAMG; this is encoded by the coding sequence GTGAAGCCCATTGTCGTGATAGGAAGCGGGCTGGCCGCCTATGCCGTGATCCGCGAACTGCGCAAACTCAATCGAGAAATTCCGGTCACTTTGGTGTCTCGCGATAATGCCGACAGCTATTCCAAACCCATGTTGTCGAATGCGTTTGCACAGAAAAAAGATGCAGCCAGTCTGGTGCTAACGCCTGCGGCTGGCATGGCGCAGCAGCTTGGCATTAACGTGCTTGCGAATACTGAGGTGCGCGCTATTCATCGCGATAAAAAACAATTGGATACCACTTCGGGCATTGTTGAGTACGACAAACTGGTGCTGGCGTTGGGTGCGGACCCGATCCGCATTCCGCTCAAAGGCAACGCGGCAGAATCCGTATTATCAGTGAACGACCTGTCAGATTACGCCAGACTGCGCGATGAACTGGACACGGCAAAATCGATCGCCATCATGGGGGGCGGCCTTATTGGCTGTGAATTCGCCAATGATCTCGCCTCTACCGGGTATGCGGTCACCGTGATCGATCCAAGTCTCTATCCACTCGCCAGTCTGATGCCGGAGCAGGCAGGAGCACAACTCCTCGAACCGCTGGCCCGGCTTGGCGTAAGCTGGCGTTTCGGTACTGCGGTGGAAAGCATCGACTCCATGGGCGCAGGCAAGAGCCTCACCCTCACTGATGCGACGATCATCCATGCCGATCTGGTGTTATCCGCCATCGGCTTGCGTCCGCGCATTCAACTAGCAAAAGAGGCCGGCATCGTTGTTAACCGCGGGATTGCGGTAGATGATCAGTTGCGTACCAATGACGATGCGATATTTGCGCTGGGCGATTGCGCCGAAATAGAAGGCCGGGTGTTGCCATTTGTGCTGCCTATCATGCATGCAGGACGTGCGCTGGCAAAAATTCTCAGCAACGAAAATGCACGAGTCGAGTTTCCTGCCATGCCGGTCGTGATTAAAACCCCCGCGCATCCTATTGTGGTATCGCCCGTGGCGCGTGATGCCGTTGGTGCATGGCAAACCTTGGCTTCCGGCAATGGGGTGAAGATGGGATTTTTCAATAATGCAAACAGGATGCTCGGATTTGTGCTCACGGGTGAATATGCACTGGAGCGCAACGAAATGACAAAAAAACTGGCTATGGGCTAA